A segment of the Parasynechococcus marenigrum WH 8102 genome:
ACACGAATCAGGCGCAGCTGCTGCTCCAGGCTGAGCAAATCCGGCGGATCCTCAAGATCCGGACAGCAGTAAGGACAGGCCAGGTTGCAGCGGGCCGTCAACGACAACCGAAGCACTCTCAACGGCCGCGACCGCTGATCGACAAGCGCTGAAGCTGGTGTCATGCCATCAACGCTGCCAGATCCTCCGGACGGTTGGCATTCAGCAAGGCCTGAGACGGCAGCACCACCGGCCGATGGGGCACCGACGCCAACCAAGCCATCCAACGCCGTTCACCGCGGGCCAACTGCTCAGCGAGCCTGGTTTGAAACGGTTCTCCCGTTGGAATCACCGCCAGCAATGGCTGCAGGCGCTGCCCATCCTGGGCAACGGCGATCTGATCAGGCTTCTCATACCAGGAGTTGATCAACTGCTGAAGAACAGCAGCACTGAGCCGAGGCATGTCCACGGGCAGCACCAGCAGAGCTTCAGCAGGGGTACCAGGCAACACGCGGCCGAGAGCCTGAAGTGGCCCCTGCCAGGGCGGTGGCTCCTGCACAACGGTGACGCCGCGACGATCAGCCAGTTGATCCCCATGGGTTGGATGACGGCTGACCACCTGCAACGGCAAACCGAGAAGCCTCACCTGATCCACCAGGGCGGTCAGCCAGAGCCCTCCACTGGGGTGCGG
Coding sequences within it:
- a CDS encoding molybdenum cofactor guanylyltransferase, coding for MLCACLFSGGESRRMGQDKALLPHPSGGLWLTALVDQVRLLGLPLQVVSRHPTHGDQLADRRGVTVVQEPPPWQGPLQALGRVLPGTPAEALLVLPVDMPRLSAAVLQQLINSWYEKPDQIAVAQDGQRLQPLLAVIPTGEPFQTRLAEQLARGERRWMAWLASVPHRPVVLPSQALLNANRPEDLAALMA